Proteins encoded in a region of the Melioribacteraceae bacterium genome:
- a CDS encoding NADH-quinone oxidoreductase subunit N, translated as MELNNLYQSINLILPEIVLSAGLIILVLADLIFHKDKRLIPYIAGIGIAVTGAFVINQFSISGFGFQSSNQSIRDYGLITVDSFGVFFKLIVIASSLLILFFSISSDEIQKIQGRIGEYYALIFGMILGMLFLISATDLILIYLSLELLSLSSYVLAGFTKLRDRNSEASLKYLIYGSVSSGLMLFGISIVYGMTGSTNLYVINSLIQGPHINLFTLSFSIILILAGIGYKISSVPFHFWTPDVYEGAPITITAFLSVASKAAGFALLIRFVKTTFVSYIDENGNWSLIDVFDWQSILIAISILTMTLGNFSALWQSNLKRMLAYSSIAHAGYILLGLVVFSNQGLLAILIYFIVYLIMNLGAFLVVMLIANKTNSEEIDDYDGLGYTSPLLGVALSIFLISLTGLPPTAGFIGKLYLFIALVDAKMIVVAIIALLNSVVSLYYYVRVLKHMYLTKPGESTPAIIPSFGNRILVLVLVIPVLVFGIYFTPMVDLAKSCLVILGL; from the coding sequence ATGGAACTTAACAATTTATATCAATCGATCAACCTGATCCTTCCGGAAATCGTTTTATCTGCGGGACTTATAATTCTTGTACTTGCAGACCTGATCTTTCATAAAGACAAACGGTTGATTCCCTATATCGCCGGAATCGGTATTGCTGTAACCGGTGCTTTTGTAATTAACCAATTCAGTATTTCCGGATTCGGTTTCCAATCCTCTAATCAATCGATAAGAGATTACGGATTAATTACAGTTGATTCTTTCGGTGTGTTTTTCAAACTGATTGTAATCGCCTCTTCCCTTCTAATCCTTTTCTTCTCCATTTCTTCCGATGAGATACAGAAAATTCAGGGACGAATTGGGGAATATTACGCTCTGATTTTCGGAATGATACTGGGCATGCTCTTTTTAATTTCGGCAACCGATTTAATTCTGATCTATCTTTCGCTTGAATTACTTTCTCTTTCATCATATGTACTTGCCGGATTTACCAAACTGCGGGACAGAAACAGTGAAGCATCACTTAAATATTTAATCTACGGATCGGTTTCATCAGGTTTGATGCTCTTCGGAATCTCAATAGTTTACGGAATGACAGGAAGTACTAATCTTTATGTAATCAATTCGCTGATCCAGGGACCGCATATCAATCTATTTACACTATCCTTCTCAATTATTTTGATACTTGCCGGAATCGGATATAAAATTTCATCAGTCCCTTTCCATTTCTGGACTCCGGATGTTTACGAAGGCGCCCCGATAACAATTACTGCATTTCTTTCTGTAGCTAGCAAAGCTGCTGGATTTGCTCTGCTGATCCGCTTCGTAAAAACCACATTTGTTTCCTACATAGATGAAAACGGAAACTGGTCTTTAATCGACGTTTTCGACTGGCAGTCAATTCTAATTGCCATCTCAATTCTGACAATGACACTCGGTAATTTCTCGGCCCTGTGGCAGAGTAATCTCAAACGAATGCTTGCCTATTCAAGTATTGCCCATGCAGGATATATTTTACTTGGTCTTGTGGTCTTTTCCAACCAGGGACTCCTTGCAATCCTGATCTATTTTATTGTTTATCTTATTATGAATCTTGGCGCATTCCTTGTTGTTATGTTAATTGCCAACAAGACAAATTCCGAAGAGATAGATGATTATGACGGACTCGGATATACTTCACCACTCTTAGGAGTCGCACTATCAATCTTCCTGATATCATTAACAGGATTACCGCCTACAGCCGGATTTATCGGCAAGCTTTATCTTTTTATTGCACTTGTAGACGCAAAGATGATTGTTGTAGCAATAATTGCTTTGTTAAATTCCGTTGTCTCCCTTTATTACTATGTAAGAGTGTTAAAACATATGTACCTTACAAAACCGGGAGAATCAACTCCGGCTATTATTCCATCTTTCGGGAACAGGATTCTCGTGCTCGTACTGGTTATTCCGGTATTGGTTTTCGGAATCTATTTTACGCCGATGGTCGATCTGGCAAAAAGCTGTCTGGTAATTCTGGGTCTATAA
- a CDS encoding NADH-quinone oxidoreductase subunit M: MMGFPILTFITFLPVLGMIIILFLKKEQANTIKYTTLIITALQVVLAIILLINYNYSAAGVYEERSFQFIEKFRWIEISGISWLGTVKIDYFIGIDGLSMPMVLLTALISFIATISSWNINHSLKGYFALFLLLDTGMMGVFVALDFFLFYIFWELMLLPMYFLIGIWGGPRKEYAAIKFFIYTLFGSIFILLVMIGLYFSTTETLADGTKVFTFNILQLMNSGNYTADGILSPLNPNNLRLIAYLALFVGFAIKIPMFPFHTWLPDAHVEAPTPISVILAGVLLKMGTYGILRISYPIFPDITRDLMWWIAMFGMVNIIYGALVALAQKDFKKLIAYSSVSHMGYVLLGMASLTTTGINGAIFQMFNHGTITAMLFLIVGVVYDRAHTRGLNDFGGLATQMPVYTVFVTVAFFAAIGLPSMSGFISEALVFVGAFGVESIRILTMLSTLGILLGAGYMLWTLQRIFFGPLNEKWASLKDIEFREYVMFIPLTIVIIFLGVYPSAMLDIMNTSVNTLVNFLHTNFTATSINGF; the protein is encoded by the coding sequence ATGATGGGATTTCCGATATTAACATTTATCACGTTCCTCCCTGTCCTCGGGATGATAATTATTCTTTTCCTCAAGAAGGAACAAGCTAATACAATTAAGTATACTACTCTTATAATCACGGCCTTGCAGGTTGTGTTAGCCATTATCCTCTTAATAAATTATAATTATTCCGCCGCAGGAGTCTATGAAGAGAGGTCGTTCCAGTTCATAGAGAAGTTCAGATGGATTGAGATAAGCGGCATTTCATGGCTCGGTACTGTTAAGATCGATTACTTCATTGGTATCGACGGATTGAGTATGCCGATGGTTCTTCTTACAGCTCTTATTTCATTTATTGCAACAATTTCCTCCTGGAACATCAATCACTCACTTAAAGGTTATTTTGCACTCTTCCTGCTGCTCGATACCGGAATGATGGGTGTCTTTGTTGCCCTCGACTTTTTCCTCTTTTATATATTCTGGGAACTAATGCTGCTCCCGATGTACTTCCTGATCGGAATCTGGGGCGGACCAAGAAAAGAATATGCCGCAATAAAATTCTTCATTTATACTCTATTCGGAAGTATTTTCATTCTTCTTGTAATGATCGGCCTTTACTTCAGTACAACAGAAACATTAGCAGATGGTACTAAAGTCTTTACATTCAATATTTTACAATTGATGAATTCAGGGAATTACACAGCTGATGGAATACTATCTCCACTCAATCCTAATAATCTCAGGTTAATTGCATACCTTGCACTTTTCGTCGGCTTCGCAATTAAAATACCGATGTTCCCGTTCCATACATGGTTGCCCGACGCTCACGTTGAAGCACCCACCCCAATTTCTGTAATACTTGCCGGTGTGCTCCTTAAAATGGGAACCTACGGAATCCTCAGAATCAGCTACCCAATCTTCCCCGATATTACACGCGACCTGATGTGGTGGATAGCAATGTTCGGTATGGTTAATATTATTTACGGTGCGCTCGTCGCTCTTGCGCAGAAGGATTTCAAGAAACTTATTGCTTATTCGTCAGTCTCGCATATGGGTTATGTTTTGTTAGGTATGGCATCACTTACAACAACCGGTATCAACGGAGCGATATTCCAGATGTTCAATCACGGTACTATAACGGCAATGCTCTTCTTGATTGTTGGTGTTGTATACGACCGTGCTCATACAAGAGGTCTGAATGATTTCGGCGGACTAGCTACCCAGATGCCAGTCTACACCGTATTTGTTACAGTTGCATTCTTTGCAGCAATCGGTTTACCGAGTATGAGCGGATTTATTTCAGAAGCACTCGTGTTTGTAGGAGCGTTCGGAGTTGAAAGTATACGAATTCTTACAATGCTTTCCACTCTCGGAATTCTGCTTGGTGCCGGCTATATGCTCTGGACATTACAAAGAATTTTCTTCGGTCCATTGAACGAAAAATGGGCTTCACTCAAGGATATTGAATTCAGGGAATATGTAATGTTTATACCTCTAACAATCGTTATTATTTTCCTGGGCGTATATCCGTCTGCTATGCTCGATATTATGAATACTTCGGTAAATACATTAGTAAACTTTTTACATACAAATTTCACAGCAACTTCAATAAACGGATTTTAG